The Halalkalicoccus sp. NIPERK01 region GGGACCCCTCGATCGGATGGAAAGGCTATTCCCCGGCCTCCCGAATCGGGTAGACATGTACCGTCGGCCGAGCGCCCGTCTCTTTCCGCGTCGCTGAGTATGGCCGTCGAGAACCACCTGCTGGACGTCGGGATCATGTTCGCTGCGGTCGCCTCCGCCGGCGTCGTCGCCAACCGGGCCGATCAGTCGGTGATCCCCTTCTACATCCTGATCGGCATGCTGCTGGGGCCACACGTCCTCGGGGCGTTCGGCCTCCCGTTCGTCGAGGAGACCACCTTCGTCGAGGTCGGAGCCGAACTCGGCATCGTCTTCCTGCTGTTCTTCCTCGGCCTGGAGTTCAACATCGACCGACTGATCGAGAACAAGGACCGCATCGGCCGGGCCGGCACCATCGACCTCGGGATCAACTTCGGGGTCGGGCTCGTCCTCGGCTACCTCGTCTTCGGGTCCCTCCTGCCCGCCCTGTTGATCGCCGGGATCGTCTACATCTCTTCGAGTGCCATCATCACCAAGTCGCTGATCGACCTGGGCTGGATCGCCAACCAGGAGAGCGACCCCATGCTCGGGACGCTGGTCTACGAGGACCTCTTCATCGCGGTCTATCTGTCGATCGTCTCGGCGCTCGTTCTGGGCGGCGGCGACGTGAGCGAGGCCGTCGAGTCCGTGGGCCTCGCGATGGGCTTCATCCTCGTGTTGCTCCTCGTGGTTTACTTCGGGACGGCGTGGTTCGAGCGCGCGCTCCACACCCCCTCGAACGAGTTCTTCGTCCTGCGGGCGATCGGGATCACGGTCCTCGTCGCCGGGGCGGCGCTGGCCGCCGGGGTGAGCGAGGCCGTCGCGGCCTTCTTCATCGGGATGGCCTTCAGCTCCACGAACTACGTCGACGAACTCGAACACAATTTGGAGGCGATCCGTGACACCTTCGCCGCGGTCTTCTTCTTCTGGATCGGCCTCGTCACCGATCCCCTGTTGTTCCCGGCGGTCGCCGGGCTGGTCGGGCTCGCCGTCCTCCTCACGACGCCGACGAAGCTCGTAAGCGGCTTTCTCGCGGGCCGGGTCTACGACCTCGACGACCGGCGCTCGACGCGGGTCGGGTTGGGCATGGTCACCCGGGGGGAGTTCTCGCTGATCATCGCCACCGTCGCCGTCGGCGGCGCGGGCGTGACGCTCCCCGAGACGACGGCAAACACGATCCAGGCGTTCGCGGTGGGCTACGTCCTCGTCATGAGCATCCTCGGGACGACCCTGATGCGGTATTCGAGCGTCTTCGAGGACCGTGTGATCTCCAGATTATCGAACGAACCGACGCAGGCGTGAAACGAAACCACTAATCGATCCGAACCCGAAGGCTGGAACACCGGTAGATGGTGGACCAGATCGCGCTCGCCACGGACTTCGCCGTCATCGTCGTCGCGGCGACGACGATCGGCTTTGTGGCGAAGCAGACGGGCCAGCCGACCATCATCGCCTACATCCTCACGGGCCTCCTTCTGGGACCCGTTTTCCTCGACGTCGTCACCGAGGAGGGACTCGTCGAACTCATGGCCGAACTCGGCCTCGGCTTCCTGCTGTTCCTTCTGGGGATCAAGATGCGCTTCGACGACATCCGGAACATCCTCCGGCCGATCGTCACCATCGCCGTCTGGCAGACGGTCCTCCAGACCGCGCTCGCCTTCGCGGTCGCGTACGTGCTGGGCTTCACGCTCGTCGAGACGGTCGTCATCGCGCTCGCGACCGTCTTCGGCGCGACACCGATCATCGTCAAGGTCCTCACCGACAAGGACGAGATCACCGCACTCCCGGGGAAGATCGACGTGGGCGTGCTGATCGTCCAGGACATCTACCTCGTGTTCGTCCTCGCGATGCTCTCTGCGGGCGGCCTGACGAGCGTCGCGGACGTCGGGCTCACCCTCGTGACGATCACCGTCATGATGTCGTCCATCGCCCTGTTCTCGCTCGCTTCCTCGCGATACCTCCTGCCCGGACTGTTCCGGCGGATCGCCGACGACAAGGACGTCTTCTTCGTCATCGCCATCGCGTGGGCCTTCCTCTTCATCGTCGTCAGCGAGGGGCTCGACCTCTCGATCGAGGTCGGGGCCTTCCTCGCGGGGATCAGTCTCGCCCAACTCCCCTACAGCAAGGAGCTAGAGGAGCGAATCGCCCCGATCACCGACTTCTTCATCCTCGTCTTCTTCGCGTCGATCGGGCTTCGACTGGCCGCGGACGACCTGCTCGCCTACTGGGTCGAGGCCGTGGTCGCGAGCGCGGTGTTGATGATCGGGAACTTCTGGATCATGTTCTACCTCATCGACCGCGAGGACTTCAGCGTCGAGACCTCGTTTCTGGGCTCGATCAACATGGTGCAGGTCAGCGAGTTCTCGCTCGTCGTCGGGGGGATCGCCGTCGCACAGGGGTTCGTCGACACCCCCGTCCTGGGCTATCTCAGCCTGATGGCGCTGCTGACGATGACGCTCTCGACCTACGTCATCAACTACAACCACGCGATCTACGACCGCGTCGAGCCGTGGTTCGCCCGCTTCGAGGGCGAGGGGAAAGGCGACGTCTCCCTCCCCGAGTACCGCGATCACGCCGTCGCGATCGGCTACGACGAGATCACCGAACGGGCCCTCCCGCGGTTGAAGGAGCGCTACGGCGAGGTGGTCGTCATCGACCGCCGGACGGATCACATCGAACGACTGCGCGAGGAGGGTGAGTACGAGTCCGTCTACGGCGACTTCAAACACGGCGAGATCCGCAAGGCCGCCGGCCTGAAACGCGCCGACTTCGTGTTGAGTTCGACCGTCCAGCCCGAACTCAACGAACGCCTGCTCGGGGAGGTCTCGGCGGGAACGATCGTCTTCTGTGAGGCCGAACGAATCGACGACGCCGAACGGCTGTACGACCTGGGTGCCGACTACGTGATCCTGAGCACGCACCTCACCGGCGAGAAACTCGCCGCCTACCTCGAGTCGTACTTCGACGACCGCGAGGCGTTCGAGGCCGCCATCGGCGAGGACGTCCGCCGGATCCGCCGGGGTGGGATCGATGGTTGACCTGATCAACACCCTCGCGCTCGTGTTCATCAGCGCCGGGGCGTTCCTGCTGATCGCCAACCGCCTCTCGCTGTCGTCGGTGCCCTTCTACATCCTCGCCGGACTGGTGGTGGGGGCGTTCGTCGACCAGCCCGAACTCCTCGAACTCGCCCAGTGGGGGATCGCCTTCCTCGTGTTCGTCTTCGGCGTGAGCCTCGAGTTCGGTTCGTTGAGAACCGTGATCCGCGACGGCGAGATCATGACGATCGTCCAGTTGCTCGTGGTCGGCCCGCTCTCCTTCGGCGTCGGCCTCGTACTCGGGTTCGACCCGCTGAACGCGCTGTACTTCAGCGCCGCGGCCACGCTCTCGTCGACCATCGTCGGCACGGGGCTCAGGAGGGTCGACATCCGCGAGAACCTTGTCCACGGTCGACTCGCGAAGTCGGTTCACTTCCTGCAGGACGTCCTCGCGGTGGTGTTGCTCCTCGTCCTCAGTGCCGAGGCCTTCGCCGCCGACGACGTCGCGATGAAACTCGGCTACGGCGTGCTACTGCTCGCGGCCGCGGGGGTCGTCCATCGCTACCTCTTCGACCCGTTCTCGCGGCTCGCTGGCGATTCTCAGGAACTGCTGTTGATGACGGGCATCTCGATCCTGATCGGCTTCCTCGCGCTCGCCGAGTTCATCGGCCTCTCGATCGTCGTCGGGGCGTTCGCCGCCGGGCTGGCGATCAAGCGCGACGTGGGCCACCTCGGGATGCTGAACGGGATCGAGTCGATCAAGGACTTCTTCGCCGCGATCTTCTTCGTCACGATCGGCGCGCTCGTCTCGACGCCGACGGTCGAGGTGGTGGTCGTCTCGCTCACGCTGATCGTCCTCACGGCGGTCGTAAAGCCGCTCGTCATGCTCGGCACCCTGCTGTGGGAGGGCTACGACGCCCGCACCGCCTCGCTGACGAGCCTGAGCCTCGATCAGGTCAGCGAGTTCGCGCTCTTTCTCGCGATCGGCGCGCTCATCGAGGGGGCGATCTCCCCCGCCCTCTTCGACGCGATCATCATCGCGGCGGGTGTGACGATGATCACCTCCGCCTACACCCGGAGACACGACCACCGCCTCTACGAGACGCTGTTGCGCCACGTCGCCGGGCGGGTCCACACCGAGAAGATCGACGAACGAAGTCGGATCGGCTCGCCCGTCGATCACGTCGTGATCGCGGGATTCGGCCGGCAGGGTCGTCGGCTCGCACACGCCTGCGAGGAATCCGGTCGGGAGTTCGTCGTCGTCGAGAACGATCCCGCGATGCTCGACCCCCTACGAGAACAGTGTGAGAACTACGTCTTCGGCGACGCGATGCACCGCTACTCCTGGGAGAAGGCGCGGGTCGACGACGCCCGCCTCGTGATCTCGACGATCGACCAGCGGCCCGTCTCCGAGCGGATCCTCGAACTCGACTTCGGGGCCGACGTGATCCTGCGGGCCGACGACACCGACGACGCACGCGCCCTGCTCGATCGGGGTGCGCTCTACGTCGTCGTGCCGGACGTGCTCGCGTCCGACCAGTTGATCGGACACGTCACGGCGGTGATCGAGGGCGACGCCGCCCCTGGCGTCGAAGTCACCCACCGCGAGGAGCTTCGCGCCCTCGAGGAACTCGGCTTCTCGTCGCTCGCGGACCGACGCGACCTCGGGTGAACACGAGAGGTCTATAACGTCGAGCGAGCGATGGGTGGTATGGAGTGGGGCGAGCGCTGGGGACTGATCGGCACGCACCTGACGGTCGCGCTGACGGCGATCGTCGCCGTCCTCTCGATCGTCACCGGGATCGCGAACATCAGCGCGCCGGCGGTCGGACTGCTCCACGACCGTATCGCCATCCCGGCGATCGTCCACCGGACCGCCGGCTTCACCGGCGCGATGACCGGCTTTTTGATGCTGCTTTCGGCCTACGGGCTTCGGACCCGCCTCCGGGCGGCCTGGTGGTCGACGGCCGTGTTGCTGCCGATGACCGCGATCCAGGGACTGCTCCAGTCGAGCGTGCTCTCGCTTCCCCTCATAGTCGTCTCCGCGCTCGCGATGCCGAACCTGCTCGCGAACCGCTCGCATTTCGACCGCGAACTCCAACTCACGAACACGCAGATCGCCGCCGGCCTCGCCCTGGTGGGCGCACAGGCCTACGGCACGCTCGGCACCTACGCGCTCCGGGAGGGGTTCGCCGAGGTCGACACCATCCTCGACGCCTTCTACTACACGCTCGTCACCGCGAGCACCGTCGGCTACGGCGACGCGACCCCCGTCACCCAGGAGGCCCGGCTGTTCGGGATGTCGGTCCTGCTCGTGGGTACGGCCAGTTTCGCGGTCGCGCTCGGTGCCCTGCTCAGCCCCGTCATCGAAGCCCGCCTCGCGGCCGCACTCGGAAAGATGAACGACGCAGAACTCGCCTCACTGGACGATCACGTACTGGTTCTCGGCTACGGCGAACTCACCGAGCCGATCCTGCAGGAACTCGAAACCCGCGCGCCGTTCGTCGTCGTGACCGACCACGACGAGCGCGCGGAGCGCCTCGCCGATCGCGACGTCCTCGTCCTCCGGGGCGATCCCAGCGACGAGGAGACCATCGAGCGCGCCGGCCTCGATCGGGCGCGCGCGGCGGTCGTCGCGACCGACACCGACGCCGAGGACGCCCTGACCGTGCTGACCGTCAGACAGCTCCGCCCCGACGTTCGGATCGTCTCGGCGGCGACCGACCGCGAGAACGTCGACAAACTCAGGCGCGCCGGCGCGGACGCCGTCATCAGCCCCGCGACCATCGGGGGACGGCTCATGGTCCAGTCGGCGCTGGGCCGTACGGACACCGAGGACGTCGCAGACAGGCTGCTCGGCGATCGGTGAGTCGAGCTACAGCGCCTCGTAGTACTCGTCGAAGAGCTCGAGGACGACCTTCAGCGCGCCGACGAGGATCGGCCCGATGAACAGTCCCATAAAGCCCAGCAGGTAGACGCCGCCGATCACGCCGACGATGATGATGCTCGGGTTGAGTTCGGCGTAGCGGTCGACGAGGATCGGCCGGAGGAAGTCGTCGGTGGCGCTCACCACGACCAGCCCCCAGATGGCCAGCGCGACCCCCGCGACCGTCTGGCCGCTCGTGACGAGGTAGATCGCCGCGGGCCCCCAGATCAGAATGGAGCCGACGACCGGGATCAGCGACAGGACGATCATGAGGAACGTCCAGAAGACGGCGTTGGGGATCCCGGTGACGATCAGTCCGAGCCCCGCGATCCCGCCCTGTACGACGGCGACCAGGACGTGACCGAGCAGCACCGCCCACGTGATGGCGTTGAGGCTCGTATAGAGGTCGTCCTGGACCGTCTCCGGCAGCGGCGTGGTGTTTCGAACCCACCCGTAGAGCTTCTCGCCGTCCTTCAGCAGGAAGAAGAGCAGAAAGACGAGCAGTCCGAGCCCCACGAGGACGTGCGTGAGTGCCGAGAACACGTCGGGTGCGCTCCCGGCGAGGGTCTGTGCGGCGCTTTCGGCGTACGCGCTCAGCCGCGAGGCGATGTCGATCTGCTGGCCGGTGTAGCGCTGGATGAGCGATTCGACCCGCGAGATACCGAATCCGCCGAAGCCGCCGGTCTGGAGCTGCCGTGCGAGCGCCATCGCGTCGCCCGCGACGGTCGCGCCGACCACGGCGAACGGGATGAAAAAGGCGATCACCGCCCCGACGATCAGGACCGAGGCGGCGATCGCCTCCCCGAACCGGGGTTCGAGCCGCCGCTGCAGCGGATAGAGGACGAACGCCAGCAACAGCGCGAGCAACACGTACTGTAAGAACGGCTTGATCAGCGCGAACGACACCGCGAGCAACAGCGCGATCAGCGCGAGCAGGAACCCCCGTCGCACGTTCATACGGTTCCTCTGCCCGCCCGCCGAATAAAACGCCGGCTTGCGTCACCGGTCGACGTAGTACTCGTCGAACGTCTCGATTGCGATCTTGAACGCGCCGACGATCACCGGCCCGAAAAAGAGCCCCATCACGCCCAACAGGTAGAGCCCGCCGACGACCCCGAGCATGATCGTCGCGGGGTTGAGTCGTGCCCTGCGGTCGACGAGGATCGACCGGAGGTAGTTGTCCGAGAGGCCCACGACGGTCGCCCCGTAGAGGAACAGCGCGCCGCCCGCGACGGGATCGCCGAGCGCGACGAGATAGGCCGCCGCCGGACCCCAGACGAGAAACGCGCCGACGACGGGCAACAGCGCGAGCAACATCATCACGAACGTCCAGAAGAGGGCGTTCGGGATGCCCGTGACGGCGAGTCCGATCCCCGCGAGCAGCCCCTGGATCGCCGAGACGAGGACGTGGCCCACGAGCACCGCCCACATGAGGTCGTCGACGTTCGTGGACAGTTCCCTCAGAACGCCGTCGGGAAGCGGCGTGACCTCGAACAGCCACGCGGTGAAGTAGCGGCCGTCCCGGAGGAAGAAAAACAGGAGAAACGCCGAGAGGGTGATGCCGATCACCGCGTGGGTGAACACGCCGACCAGGTCCGAGGCGCTCCCGACGAGCACGCTCGCGAAGTTCTCGGCCGCGGTCCCGAGCGTCGTCGACAGGTCGACCTCCCGGCCCGTCGAATCGGCGATGGCGGCCTCGACCTCCGCGAGTTCGATGTCGCTGTCGCTCAGGCGCTGTGCCAGATCGAGCGCGTCGCTCGCGACGAACGAGATCAGCGCGGCAAAGGGCAGGATCACCGCGCCGGTCGCACCCCCCATCAGCGCCAGCGCCGCGCCGGTCCCGCCCACGAAGGGTGCGAGACGACGATAGACCGGGGTGAGCAGGTACGCGATCAACACCGCCAGCAGCAGGTACTGGCGGAAGGGCCAGACGATCGCGAGCGACAGCGCGCCGAGCGCGCCGATCACGAACAGCATGAACCCCCTGCTCACGTCCATGCGAGATGACACGCCATCGAGGGGGATAAAACGACCCGGCGCTACGAGAGCGCGAGGACGGCGTCGAGGCCGATCCCGATCGCCCGCTCGACGTTGTCCTTCGCCTTCTCGGGCAGTTCCTCGTCGTCGGTCTCGCCCTTCTGGGTCCCCTCGACGAGGTTTCCGTCGACCGTGCAGATCGCGCCCGCACGCATCCCCTTGCGCCGCGCGAGCGTGAACACGGCGGCGGCCTCCATCTCGACCGAGAGGATCCCCGCCCGCTCCCACTCGTCGACGTACTCGTCGGTCTCGGCGTAAAACGCGTCGTCGCTCGCGATCGGACCGACGTGGATCTCCTCGTCCCGACCCTCCGCGCCGTCGACCAGCGCCGAGAGCACCTCGAAGTCCGGGACCGCCGGATAGGTGGCCGACTCGTAGCGCTTCGTGGTGCCCTCGTCCTTGGCCGCGCCGGTCGCGACGACCATGTCCCCGATCTCGATCCCGCGCTGGAGCGCGCCCGTGGTACCCACTCGAATGACGGTCTCGACGCCCACGCGCTCTAGCTCCTCGATCGCGATGGCCGCGGAGGGACAGCCGATTCCCGTCGAACAGATCGTCAGGCCCGTGCCCTCGTAGGTGGCGTTGACGAGTTTGTACTCGCGGTTCTCGGCGACGACCTCGCTTTCGTCGCAGAGGCCGGCGATCCGGTCGACCCGGCCGGGGTCGCCGGGGATCAGCGCGATCTCGTTGAGGTCGCCCTCTTCGACCAGCAGGTGTGGTTGTTTCGCCATACGCGCGAGTCTCGGGGACCGGGCAAAAGCCGTGCGGTCCATACCGTCGGTCATGGGCGTATGACCTGCGGTAGCGTGATCCGACGGGCACGAATCACGCCCGTCGTGGCGACACCCGATACACGGAGCTATGACCGACGGTATCACCCTCCGACCGCGAACAGCAGCAGGTTGTGGACGCCGGGGCCGAACCCGACGGCGGCGATCGCGCCCAACAGGAGAAACCCCTCGCTCGGGGCGTCCTCGACGTACTCGGCCATGAGCCAGACGATCCCCGTCGCGAGGAGGAGTTTCACGAGGACGAACAGCCAGCCGACGCCGATGACCTCCGAGGTGGGGAGCGTCTCGGCGAAGCCCATGATCGCCCGCGGGAGCGGCGAGCGTTCGGCGACCTCCAGGACGTCGATCCCCACGGCGGTCGAGACGCCGTCGAGGGCGTGCCCGAGGACGACGAGCGCGCCGGCCGCGCCGGTCGTCGCCGCCACGCCCGGGAGCGCACGCCGAAAGAGCCCCCACGTCCCCGCGGCGAGGACGATCGAGCCGACGAGCGCGACGACCGGCCAGACGGGCGTGATCGTCCCGCGGAGGTAGCCGACGGCGAAGGCCGCCCCGACCGCGAACAGCGCCGCGAGCGTGCCCGCGAGCGCGAGTACCCGGTCGTCCGAGAGCCCCCAGACCGCCCCCGCGAGGACGAACGTGCTGACGTAGACGCTCGGGGTCCCAAGAAGCGGTGCGACGACCTCGGGGACGGCGTCGATCACCTCGAGGACGTGGCCCGCCGCGCCGGCGACCATCCACGGGACGAACGCCAGCACCGTCGCCTCCCCGATCGGGGGTCGCCGACGCGAGAGCAGTGCCGCGACCGCCGCCGCCGCGGCGAGCAGGACGAGGAGGTACGCGAGCGGGGGGAGGGAGAAGCCGTCGGGAAGGACCATACCCGCACACCTCTCCCGGAAATAGAAAGCGTTGCGATACGATCCCCTTCGAGCACCCGCCGACCGTTACGACCGCCCGTGACTACAGTGCGACCGTCCGTGACGGTCCCCGATTCCCCTCGTATGTTCTATTCGATAGTGCCTCGCATCAAACGGTTACAAACGGGTGGTATAGCCCTCGTTCGGCCGATTCTGACCTGGCGTCTCCGACACAGGTGTGGGATCCGGACGATCTGAACCCTTATTCTGGTCGGTAGCATTAGGTTTCCATGGTCTCGATCATCGAGTTCCGAATCCCCCTCGACCGGTTCGCGTTGGCCACGACGTTCGAGGCGGTGGCGCAACTCGACGTCGAAGCCGAGCGCTTCGCCGTGCAGGCCACCGATTCGGCCATGCCGTTCGTCCGGGTCCGGACGGACGACTTCGAGGGGTTCGAACGCGCGCTCGCGGTCGATCCCTCCGTCGAGGCCGCCTCCTGTATCGCCGAGTACGACGACGACCGGCTCTATCGGATGGAGTGGGCCGACGAGGTCCGCTTCGTCCTCGACCTCCTGCTCGAAAAGGACGGGGCGATCACGGCCCTCCAGACGGGCGGAGGGGCGTGGGAGTTCCAGTTGATGTGTCCCGAACACCACTCGCTCTCGGAGATCTACACGTTCTGCGGGGAGAACGGCCTCACGCTCACCGTCGATGCGATCTACGAACCCGACAGCAGCGACGGCTCGAAACACGGGCTGACCGACTCACAGCACGCATCGCTCCTGAAGGCCAAGGAGATGGGCTACTACGACGTCCCCCGTAAATCCTCCCTCTCCGACCTCTCGGACGTGCTCGGCGTCTCCCATCAGGCGCTCTCCGAGCGCCTCCGGCGCGGCCACGGGCGGCTCATCGAGCGCACGCTGCGTTCGGACGACGGCCGGACCCACGGCCCGATACGGCCCGAGCAGTGATCGCGACCGGTCGGTGCGGGCCCGCGGATCGGTAGCCTATTTGGTTCCAGAGCGTCTCCGACGGCGCATGGACAGAGCGGAGTTCGCCGCGGCCATCGACCACACCGTCCTCGGTCCGGAGACGACCCGCGCCGAGGCACTCGGCGTCGTCCGGGAGGCCAGCGAGTACGGGATGAACGCCTGCATCCCGCCGTGTTACGTCGAGGAGGCCAGCGAGTACGACGTGACGCTCGCGACCGTGATCGGCTTCCCCCACGGCCAGAACAGGCCCGAGACCAAGCGAAAGGAGGGCGTCGAGGCGTGGAAGGCGGGCGCGGACGAACTCGACGTGGTCTGCAACCGGGGGCGACTGCTGGGCGACGAACCCGAACGGTTCCACGCCGAGATCGCCGAGATCGTCGCCGCGGTGCCGGTCCCGGTGAAGGTGATCATCGAGACGGCCGAACTCCCCGCCGAGCGGATCAGGCAGGCCGCCGAACTCGCCGTCGAGGCCGACGCCGCCATGCTCAAGACCTCGACGGGCTTCGGCGAGGGCGGGGCGACCGTCGAGGATGTCGAGTTGCTGGCGGAGTACCTCCCCGTGAAGGCCAGCGGCGGGATCGGCGACTACGCGACTGCGAGGGCGATGCTCGACGCCGGGGCCGAGCGGATCGGCGCCTCTTCGGGGGTCGCGCTGGTCGAGGGGTTCGAACCGTGAACAGCCGGGCGGTCGAACCGACCGCGCGTATCGGCCCGACTCTCAGGGTCGTACGCGTTCGAGTCGGCCGGCCGATCGCCCCGACCCGGTCGGACGGCGTCCCGTTCGGTCGAACTGCCCGCCTCTCCCCGCGAGCGTAGCCCCCGCCGTGATCCACCCCCTTCGCTCCGAACAGTCGCGACGACTCCGGTCGCGGAGGCCCTAGATGGTCCTCGACGGGCCCTTCGAGTGGCTCCCGGTCGAGGAGCCGGTGGTCGTCTTCACGCTCGCGCTCGCGGTCTTCCTCGTCGCACCCCTCGTGATCCGGCGCGCCGGCCTTCCCGGGATCGTCGGAGTCGTCCTCGTCGGCGCGCTGATCGGCCCCAACGGGCTGGGAATCCTCTCGCTGACGAGCGCGATCGAACTGCTCGGCAACGTCGGCCTCGTCTACCTGCTGTTTACCGTCGGTCTCGAACTCGACCTCCGGGGATTCTCGAAGGCCCCCGAGAACGCCGCTCTCTTCGGGCTGACGAGCTTCTCGCTTCCGTTCGTGGTCGGCACCGCTCTCGGGATTTCGGTCCTCGGGCTGTCGGTGCCGGCGTCCGCGCTGCTCGCGGCGGTGTTCGCCTCGCACACCCTGCTCGCGTACCCCGTGGCGAACCACCTCGACATCACGAAGAACCGGGCCGTCACCGCCGTCTTCGGCGGGATCCTCTTTACCGATACGCTCGCGCTCGTCGTGCTCGCGCTCGTGATGGGCTCGCTCGACGGCGGGCTGACCCCCTTACTGGTCGCACAGGTGCTCGGGTCGCTCGTCGTCCTCTTCGCCGGCGTCTGGTTCGTCGTCCCGCCGATCGCCCGGTGGTTCTTCCAGAACCTGAGCGAGGAGAGCTACTTCGAGTTCCTCTTCGTCGCCACCGTCCTGTTCGCGGCGGGCAGCCTCGCGGAGGTCCTCGGGCTGGCCTCGATCCTCGGGGCGTTCGTCGCGGGGCTCGCGCTCAACAGGCTCGTCCCGCGGGGCGGGACGCTCATGAACCGCATCGAGTTCTTCGGGAACGCCTTTTTCATCCCGTTCTTCCTGCTCTACGTCGGGATGCTCGTCGACCCCGGCGTGATCCTCGACGGCCCCCGAACCCTGCAGGTCGCGGCGGTGGTTCTGGGGACGATGTTCGCGACCAAGTGGGTCGCCGCGTGGGTCGTGAGCCGGGTGCAGGGCTACGACGCGAACGAACGGGGCGTGATCTACGGGCTCTCCGTTGGGCAGGCCGCCGCGGCGCTCGCGATCACGCTGATCGGGTTCGAGGCGGGGCTGTTCGGTGCGGACGTGCTGAACGCGGTCGTGCTGATGATGCTCGTCGCCACGGTCGTCAGCCCGTGGTGGACCGAACGCGCCGGCCAGCGCCTCGCCCGCGAGACGGCGGTCGAACCCGACGAGGGCGACGACCTCGATCCACGGATCCTGTTGCCGCTGTCGGCCGACGCCGAGCGACGACAGCGCCTGCTCGAGTTCGCGTTCGTCCTCAAGGAAGCCGACGCCGTAGAACCGATCCACCTCCTGACCGTCGTCCAGCCCACATCCGGCGAGACCGAAGAGCGCGTCGCACAGGTCGAACGCGACCTCGAACGCGCGGCGGCGTTCGGCGGTGCCGCCGAGGTACCCGTCGCGAGCGAGACCCGCGTGAACCACAACATCGCCTCGGGGATCGTCCGCGGGAGCGTCGAGACGCGCGCCGACCTGATCCTCATGGGCTGGGACGCGAACGTCTCGTT contains the following coding sequences:
- a CDS encoding cation:proton antiporter, with protein sequence MAVENHLLDVGIMFAAVASAGVVANRADQSVIPFYILIGMLLGPHVLGAFGLPFVEETTFVEVGAELGIVFLLFFLGLEFNIDRLIENKDRIGRAGTIDLGINFGVGLVLGYLVFGSLLPALLIAGIVYISSSAIITKSLIDLGWIANQESDPMLGTLVYEDLFIAVYLSIVSALVLGGGDVSEAVESVGLAMGFILVLLLVVYFGTAWFERALHTPSNEFFVLRAIGITVLVAGAALAAGVSEAVAAFFIGMAFSSTNYVDELEHNLEAIRDTFAAVFFFWIGLVTDPLLFPAVAGLVGLAVLLTTPTKLVSGFLAGRVYDLDDRRSTRVGLGMVTRGEFSLIIATVAVGGAGVTLPETTANTIQAFAVGYVLVMSILGTTLMRYSSVFEDRVISRLSNEPTQA
- a CDS encoding cation:proton antiporter, which gives rise to MDQIALATDFAVIVVAATTIGFVAKQTGQPTIIAYILTGLLLGPVFLDVVTEEGLVELMAELGLGFLLFLLGIKMRFDDIRNILRPIVTIAVWQTVLQTALAFAVAYVLGFTLVETVVIALATVFGATPIIVKVLTDKDEITALPGKIDVGVLIVQDIYLVFVLAMLSAGGLTSVADVGLTLVTITVMMSSIALFSLASSRYLLPGLFRRIADDKDVFFVIAIAWAFLFIVVSEGLDLSIEVGAFLAGISLAQLPYSKELEERIAPITDFFILVFFASIGLRLAADDLLAYWVEAVVASAVLMIGNFWIMFYLIDREDFSVETSFLGSINMVQVSEFSLVVGGIAVAQGFVDTPVLGYLSLMALLTMTLSTYVINYNHAIYDRVEPWFARFEGEGKGDVSLPEYRDHAVAIGYDEITERALPRLKERYGEVVVIDRRTDHIERLREEGEYESVYGDFKHGEIRKAAGLKRADFVLSSTVQPELNERLLGEVSAGTIVFCEAERIDDAERLYDLGADYVILSTHLTGEKLAAYLESYFDDREAFEAAIGEDVRRIRRGGIDG
- a CDS encoding cation:proton antiporter, which produces MVDLINTLALVFISAGAFLLIANRLSLSSVPFYILAGLVVGAFVDQPELLELAQWGIAFLVFVFGVSLEFGSLRTVIRDGEIMTIVQLLVVGPLSFGVGLVLGFDPLNALYFSAAATLSSTIVGTGLRRVDIRENLVHGRLAKSVHFLQDVLAVVLLLVLSAEAFAADDVAMKLGYGVLLLAAAGVVHRYLFDPFSRLAGDSQELLLMTGISILIGFLALAEFIGLSIVVGAFAAGLAIKRDVGHLGMLNGIESIKDFFAAIFFVTIGALVSTPTVEVVVVSLTLIVLTAVVKPLVMLGTLLWEGYDARTASLTSLSLDQVSEFALFLAIGALIEGAISPALFDAIIIAAGVTMITSAYTRRHDHRLYETLLRHVAGRVHTEKIDERSRIGSPVDHVVIAGFGRQGRRLAHACEESGREFVVVENDPAMLDPLREQCENYVFGDAMHRYSWEKARVDDARLVISTIDQRPVSERILELDFGADVILRADDTDDARALLDRGALYVVVPDVLASDQLIGHVTAVIEGDAAPGVEVTHREELRALEELGFSSLADRRDLG
- a CDS encoding NAD-binding protein, with translation MEWGERWGLIGTHLTVALTAIVAVLSIVTGIANISAPAVGLLHDRIAIPAIVHRTAGFTGAMTGFLMLLSAYGLRTRLRAAWWSTAVLLPMTAIQGLLQSSVLSLPLIVVSALAMPNLLANRSHFDRELQLTNTQIAAGLALVGAQAYGTLGTYALREGFAEVDTILDAFYYTLVTASTVGYGDATPVTQEARLFGMSVLLVGTASFAVALGALLSPVIEARLAAALGKMNDAELASLDDHVLVLGYGELTEPILQELETRAPFVVVTDHDERAERLADRDVLVLRGDPSDEETIERAGLDRARAAVVATDTDAEDALTVLTVRQLRPDVRIVSAATDRENVDKLRRAGADAVISPATIGGRLMVQSALGRTDTEDVADRLLGDR
- a CDS encoding AI-2E family transporter, which translates into the protein MNVRRGFLLALIALLLAVSFALIKPFLQYVLLALLLAFVLYPLQRRLEPRFGEAIAASVLIVGAVIAFFIPFAVVGATVAGDAMALARQLQTGGFGGFGISRVESLIQRYTGQQIDIASRLSAYAESAAQTLAGSAPDVFSALTHVLVGLGLLVFLLFFLLKDGEKLYGWVRNTTPLPETVQDDLYTSLNAITWAVLLGHVLVAVVQGGIAGLGLIVTGIPNAVFWTFLMIVLSLIPVVGSILIWGPAAIYLVTSGQTVAGVALAIWGLVVVSATDDFLRPILVDRYAELNPSIIIVGVIGGVYLLGFMGLFIGPILVGALKVVLELFDEYYEAL
- a CDS encoding AI-2E family transporter gives rise to the protein MDVSRGFMLFVIGALGALSLAIVWPFRQYLLLAVLIAYLLTPVYRRLAPFVGGTGAALALMGGATGAVILPFAALISFVASDALDLAQRLSDSDIELAEVEAAIADSTGREVDLSTTLGTAAENFASVLVGSASDLVGVFTHAVIGITLSAFLLFFFLRDGRYFTAWLFEVTPLPDGVLRELSTNVDDLMWAVLVGHVLVSAIQGLLAGIGLAVTGIPNALFWTFVMMLLALLPVVGAFLVWGPAAAYLVALGDPVAGGALFLYGATVVGLSDNYLRSILVDRRARLNPATIMLGVVGGLYLLGVMGLFFGPVIVGAFKIAIETFDEYYVDR